A portion of the Streptomyces sp. NBC_01335 genome contains these proteins:
- a CDS encoding DUF5132 domain-containing protein: MPPVVPPFLIGLIVAPLAKRLLKPLVSGVVRTSVGIAMEVKKAAQEAGENMHDLAAEVAADVVAAQIAASEAEGHSVVGQRAGAKDAAAGRTEGDARTPKIRATAGSPSGKSH; the protein is encoded by the coding sequence ATGCCGCCAGTAGTCCCGCCCTTCCTGATCGGCCTCATCGTCGCACCGCTGGCCAAGCGCCTGCTCAAGCCGCTGGTGAGCGGAGTCGTCAGGACGTCCGTCGGTATCGCGATGGAGGTGAAGAAGGCGGCCCAGGAGGCCGGGGAGAACATGCACGACCTCGCCGCCGAGGTGGCCGCCGACGTGGTGGCCGCCCAGATCGCCGCCAGTGAGGCCGAAGGGCACTCCGTCGTCGGTCAGCGTGCCGGTGCCAAGGACGCGGCCGCCGGCCGCACCGAAGGGGACGCGAGGACCCCGAAGATCCGTGCTACCGCAGGTTCCCCCTCCGGCAAGTCCCACTGA
- a CDS encoding dipeptide/oligopeptide/nickel ABC transporter permease/ATP-binding protein, with product MAWATAVMLASLVALALAGPLVWGAAADRPDPSAVLQGPSAVHPFGTDGLGRDLLARILTATRPSLLLALAAVLLGASAGVLLGACTAVLGRRGRRLTGGLINLLLAFPALLVAMFLAVVFGAGATGAVLALAAAAVPGFARLAQTLAAGVAGTDHLAAARVLGLRRHRLLWRHLLPNIAEPLLLSVTTAGGTALVALSGLSFLGLGVQPPGYDWGQLLSQGLDRIYAEPVPALAPGLAILYAALAFQLLGEVLAGQVARRGPVRRAPVPVPAPSGPAEDGLVLQVEDLTVELPTSDGTIRPVRGVSLSLRPGEIVGLVGESGSGKSLTALAVADLLPYGARVSRRTLRLLGKDLSALTPKERDRHLATGLSMIFQNPASALNPSLRIGTQLTEAVRAHRGVGRAQAAAEAADALSRVALSPALLRSRPHQLSGGQRQRVMIASGLMVRPGLIIADEPTTALDVTVQRQITRLLTDLRRDTSAAILFISHDVALVGEFCERILVMYAGTIVEALPVDRLADGARHPYTRALIASVPDLGADRGRPLPAVEGAPPDPLAPAPGCPFEPRCPRRQDRCAEQAPRLEDIGIHHRVACWHPVPAAVPEAVPAS from the coding sequence ATGGCCTGGGCCACCGCCGTCATGCTGGCGTCGCTCGTCGCGCTCGCTCTGGCCGGCCCCCTGGTCTGGGGCGCGGCAGCCGACCGCCCGGACCCGTCGGCCGTGCTCCAGGGGCCCTCCGCGGTGCATCCGTTCGGCACCGACGGCCTCGGCCGGGACCTGCTCGCCCGCATCCTGACGGCCACCCGTCCTTCCCTGCTGCTGGCGCTGGCGGCGGTGCTGCTCGGCGCGAGTGCGGGAGTCCTCCTCGGGGCGTGCACCGCCGTTCTCGGGCGACGCGGCCGCCGGCTGACCGGCGGGCTGATCAACCTCCTGCTCGCCTTCCCGGCGCTGCTCGTCGCGATGTTCCTCGCGGTCGTGTTCGGCGCGGGCGCCACCGGGGCGGTGCTGGCCCTCGCGGCGGCGGCCGTCCCGGGATTCGCCCGACTCGCCCAGACCCTCGCCGCAGGCGTCGCGGGCACCGATCACCTGGCCGCGGCCCGGGTGCTCGGTCTGCGCCGCCACCGCCTGCTGTGGCGGCACCTCCTGCCGAACATCGCGGAGCCGCTGCTCCTGAGCGTCACCACCGCGGGGGGCACCGCCCTGGTCGCGCTCTCGGGGCTGAGCTTCCTCGGACTGGGTGTCCAGCCGCCCGGGTACGACTGGGGCCAGCTGCTCAGCCAGGGGCTCGACCGGATCTACGCCGAGCCGGTGCCGGCGCTCGCCCCCGGCCTTGCCATCCTCTACGCGGCGCTGGCCTTCCAGCTGCTCGGGGAGGTTTTGGCCGGACAGGTCGCACGGCGCGGGCCGGTGCGGCGCGCCCCTGTACCAGTGCCCGCTCCGAGTGGCCCCGCCGAGGACGGGCTGGTCCTCCAGGTCGAGGACCTCACCGTCGAACTCCCCACCTCCGACGGCACGATCCGGCCGGTGCGCGGTGTGAGCCTGTCCCTGCGGCCGGGCGAGATCGTCGGCCTCGTCGGCGAATCGGGGTCGGGCAAGTCGCTCACCGCGCTCGCCGTCGCCGATCTGCTCCCGTACGGCGCCCGGGTGTCGAGGCGCACGCTGCGCCTGCTCGGGAAGGACCTCTCCGCCCTGACGCCGAAGGAACGGGACCGGCACCTCGCGACGGGCCTGTCGATGATCTTCCAGAACCCGGCCTCGGCGCTCAATCCGTCCCTGCGCATCGGCACCCAGCTCACCGAGGCGGTCCGGGCGCACCGGGGTGTCGGCCGTGCGCAGGCCGCCGCGGAGGCCGCCGACGCCCTGAGTCGCGTGGCCCTGTCCCCGGCGCTGCTGCGCTCACGTCCCCACCAGCTCTCCGGCGGCCAGCGCCAGCGGGTGATGATCGCCTCGGGGCTGATGGTGCGGCCGGGACTGATCATCGCCGACGAACCGACCACAGCGCTCGACGTCACCGTGCAGCGCCAGATCACCCGGTTGCTCACCGACCTCCGGCGGGACACGTCCGCGGCGATCCTCTTCATCAGCCACGACGTCGCGCTGGTGGGCGAGTTCTGCGAACGGATCCTGGTGATGTACGCGGGCACCATCGTCGAAGCCCTGCCCGTGGACCGCCTCGCCGACGGGGCCCGGCATCCCTACACCCGGGCCCTGATCGCATCCGTACCGGACCTCGGCGCCGACCGGGGCCGACCGCTGCCGGCGGTCGAGGGCGCGCCGCCCGATCCGCTCGCGCCCGCGCCGGGGTGCCCGTTCGAGCCTCGTTGCCCGCGCCGCCAGGACCGCTGCGCCGAGCAGGCTCCCCGGCTGGAGGACATCGGGATCCATCACCGGGTCGCCTGCTGGCATCCGGTGCCGGCGGCGGTCCCCGAGGCGGTGCCGGCGTCATGA
- a CDS encoding ABC transporter permease, translating into MTASQLLRHPWTVFLGRRGVRLLLSLGVVVTASFAMIRLIPGDPVRAALGVDASPGLVAARRHDLGLDTPFLSQYRHYLDGLLHGDLGTSLVTGAPVAELVRTRLPATLEIAVLAFLAALAVALPGGLLAAVRTRDGRRPRTELVFTAVTAGLTGVPDFVLAAGLTALLAVGLQLLPVAGAAGAESLVLPVLALSLAPTAVLLRIVRVEALKVLNEDYLRTARSKRLSPARRYLRHAAPNMASAALTVAGSLLPGLIAGTVLVEKVFAWPGIGSAMAQSVVAQDYPVVQAMVLVLGTTVLLSGLLVDVLLTLLDPRSAIREM; encoded by the coding sequence ATGACTGCATCCCAGCTGTTGCGGCACCCCTGGACCGTGTTCCTCGGCCGCCGCGGTGTCCGGCTGCTCCTCTCCCTGGGGGTCGTGGTCACCGCGTCCTTCGCGATGATCCGCCTCATCCCCGGCGATCCGGTCCGGGCCGCTCTCGGCGTCGACGCCTCCCCCGGCCTCGTGGCCGCCCGCAGGCACGACCTCGGGCTCGACACTCCCTTCCTGTCCCAGTACCGCCACTACCTCGACGGCCTGCTGCACGGTGACCTCGGTACGTCGCTGGTCACGGGCGCACCGGTCGCCGAGCTGGTCCGCACCCGGTTGCCGGCCACCCTGGAGATCGCCGTCCTCGCCTTCCTGGCCGCCCTCGCCGTCGCACTGCCCGGCGGCCTGCTGGCCGCCGTCCGCACCCGTGACGGCCGACGCCCGCGCACCGAGCTGGTGTTCACCGCGGTCACCGCCGGTCTGACGGGTGTGCCGGACTTCGTCCTGGCCGCCGGACTCACCGCGCTGCTGGCCGTCGGCCTCCAGCTGCTCCCGGTGGCCGGGGCGGCGGGCGCCGAGTCGCTCGTCCTGCCCGTCCTCGCGCTCTCCCTCGCCCCCACCGCCGTGCTCCTGCGCATCGTCCGGGTGGAGGCGCTGAAGGTGCTGAACGAGGACTATCTGCGTACTGCCCGGAGCAAGCGGCTGTCCCCCGCACGCCGCTACCTCCGACACGCGGCACCGAACATGGCGTCCGCCGCGCTCACCGTCGCCGGGAGCCTGCTGCCGGGCCTGATCGCCGGCACCGTGCTCGTCGAGAAGGTCTTCGCCTGGCCCGGCATCGGCTCCGCCATGGCCCAGTCCGTGGTCGCACAGGACTACCCGGTGGTCCAGGCCATGGTTCTGGTGCTCGGCACCACCGTGCTGCTCTCCGGCCTCCTGGTGGACGTGCTGCTCACCCTGCTCGACCCCCGCTCGGCGATCCGGGAGATGTGA
- a CDS encoding ABC transporter substrate-binding protein: MFRRSPPVALAAALAASAVALGGCGGAATSSTTTPLVIGGTVRIAGTSETPSFDPYSAFGASQARYAYDSLVNLAPDGGLVSGLATSWRATATTATFTLRPGVTCSDGTTLTASAVARALTYAGDPANQLAGAQTVLPNVPFEASADDGTGTVSATAAAPFPFLTRTIGLLPIVCPAGLDRPDSLDRTTQGTGPYVLTRYTPGGPYEFTVRDGYSWGPSGATTGEPGLPARIVLSVVPQASTAANLLLTGGTDIAGVSGPDRARLTGRGLSTVEVATVVGLTFFNQRPGRVLSDRALRRALVSALDRQGLANVAVGGTGSPATDFGAEGSVCHADLADANLPTHDASEALRAAGWTRSAGGPLSKDGRPLRLRLITSPDLGPTLVSVAELMAREWTALGAGVDLVSESLPALVNAMYQSAEFDVVVGSTPGFALPAGFVSFFSGPTPARGLNFAGVANPEYDALVSRALRETDTTGCDTWNRAAAALFRSADALPIAQGGSSLYGYRTTFATTFGGQLVPTSIRLHQ; this comes from the coding sequence ATGTTCCGACGCTCCCCGCCGGTCGCCCTGGCGGCCGCCCTCGCCGCATCCGCCGTCGCACTGGGCGGTTGCGGCGGAGCCGCCACCTCTTCGACCACCACCCCGCTGGTGATCGGCGGCACCGTCCGGATCGCCGGGACCAGCGAGACCCCGAGCTTCGACCCGTACTCCGCGTTCGGCGCCTCCCAGGCCCGCTACGCCTACGATTCCCTGGTCAACCTCGCCCCCGACGGCGGCCTGGTCTCCGGCCTGGCCACCTCCTGGCGGGCCACGGCAACCACGGCCACCTTCACCCTCCGCCCGGGCGTCACCTGCTCCGACGGGACCACGCTCACCGCTTCGGCGGTGGCCCGCGCACTCACCTACGCGGGCGACCCGGCCAACCAGCTCGCCGGCGCCCAGACCGTCCTGCCGAACGTCCCGTTCGAAGCGAGCGCCGACGACGGGACCGGCACGGTGTCGGCGACCGCCGCCGCCCCCTTCCCGTTCCTCACCCGCACCATCGGTCTGCTGCCGATCGTCTGCCCCGCAGGCCTCGACCGGCCCGATTCGCTGGACCGCACCACCCAGGGCACCGGTCCCTACGTACTGACCCGCTACACCCCCGGCGGACCGTACGAGTTCACCGTCCGCGACGGCTACTCCTGGGGGCCCTCAGGGGCGACGACCGGGGAACCCGGCCTCCCCGCGCGCATCGTCCTCTCGGTGGTGCCCCAGGCGTCCACCGCGGCGAACCTGCTGCTCACCGGGGGCACCGACATCGCCGGCGTGAGCGGACCGGACCGCGCCCGCCTCACCGGACGCGGCCTGTCCACCGTCGAGGTGGCGACCGTGGTCGGGCTGACCTTCTTCAACCAGCGTCCCGGGCGGGTGCTCTCCGACCGGGCGCTGCGCCGCGCCCTGGTCTCCGCCCTGGACCGGCAGGGGCTGGCCAACGTCGCCGTCGGCGGCACCGGCAGCCCCGCCACCGACTTCGGCGCCGAGGGCTCCGTCTGCCACGCCGACCTCGCCGACGCCAACCTGCCCACGCACGACGCCTCCGAGGCCCTGCGGGCCGCCGGCTGGACCCGCTCCGCCGGCGGCCCGCTCTCCAAGGACGGCCGGCCGCTCCGGCTCCGCCTGATCACCAGCCCCGACCTCGGCCCGACCCTGGTCTCCGTCGCCGAGCTCATGGCCCGGGAGTGGACGGCGCTCGGCGCCGGGGTCGACCTGGTCTCCGAGAGCCTGCCGGCCCTCGTCAACGCGATGTACCAGAGCGCCGAGTTCGACGTGGTGGTCGGCAGCACGCCGGGGTTCGCGCTGCCGGCCGGCTTCGTCTCCTTCTTCTCCGGCCCCACCCCCGCCCGGGGCCTCAACTTCGCGGGGGTGGCCAATCCCGAGTACGACGCCCTGGTCTCCCGGGCCCTCAGGGAGACCGACACGACGGGATGCGACACGTGGAACCGGGCCGCCGCCGCTCTCTTCCGCTCGGCCGACGCGCTGCCGATCGCCCAGGGCGGCAGCAGCCTGTACGGCTACCGCACCACCTTCGCCACCACCTTCGGCGGCCAGCTCGTTCCCACCAGCATCCGCCTCCACCAGTGA
- a CDS encoding ABC transporter ATP-binding protein, producing the protein MTTLQVIGLTVRHPGPRGAPAAVDGVSLEIPSGTTLGLVGESGSGKSSLAGAIVGLVPVHGGRVLVDGREVRTRTVNDRRRLGRLVQIVGQDPDTALDPRMTARQALVEAATVFRRLDRAARVERVDELLGLVGLDPRLADRLPRQLSGGQRQRVALARSLSVEPGLLIADEITSALDVSVQAAVLNTVRELQRRLGLSMLFIGHNLPAVCHVSDVVAVMRHGRIVEIAPTGTLLRAPSHPYTRALLASVPSLRASLPGQRSS; encoded by the coding sequence ATGACCACTCTTCAGGTGATCGGCCTCACCGTCCGCCACCCCGGCCCCCGGGGCGCCCCCGCCGCCGTGGACGGTGTCTCGCTGGAGATCCCGTCCGGCACCACGCTCGGTCTCGTGGGGGAGTCCGGCTCCGGGAAGTCCAGTCTGGCCGGCGCGATCGTCGGCCTCGTTCCCGTACACGGTGGCCGCGTTCTGGTCGACGGCCGCGAGGTCCGCACCCGTACCGTCAACGACCGGCGGCGGCTCGGCCGCCTGGTCCAGATCGTCGGCCAGGACCCGGACACCGCGCTCGATCCGCGGATGACGGCTCGTCAGGCCCTCGTCGAGGCCGCCACGGTCTTCCGCCGGCTCGACCGGGCCGCCCGCGTCGAGCGCGTCGACGAGCTGCTCGGCCTCGTCGGTCTGGATCCGCGGCTCGCCGATCGCCTGCCGCGCCAGTTGTCCGGCGGCCAGCGTCAGCGGGTCGCCCTGGCCCGCTCCCTGTCCGTCGAGCCCGGCCTGCTGATCGCGGACGAGATCACCTCGGCGCTCGACGTCTCGGTGCAGGCCGCCGTCCTCAACACGGTGCGTGAACTCCAGCGGCGGCTCGGGCTTTCCATGCTCTTCATCGGGCACAACCTGCCGGCGGTCTGCCACGTCTCGGACGTCGTGGCGGTCATGCGGCACGGCCGGATCGTCGAGATCGCTCCCACCGGGACGCTCCTGCGCGCACCGAGCCACCCCTACACCCGGGCGCTGCTCGCCTCCGTGCCGTCCCTGCGCGCCTCCCTGCCCGGGCAGAGGTCGTCCTGA
- a CDS encoding glutamine synthetase family protein, with protein MTTTQSPAERAAQARAAEVQLAADGIDGVVFGWVDNAGLTRVKSVPLARLRHAAEHGVGAVPCFDVSLVDDSLTTTASSTGPTGDLRLVPDLDRLTPLAAQPGWAWAPADRYAQDGTPHPGCQRGFARRAAEAVERRGLSVRAGIEIEWVVADAAGDPATSAPGYGMTRFIEHSDYLREVLRALTAQGLTVLQLHPEYSAGQFEVSVAAEGPVEAADTTMLVRHTVRAVSARHGLRVSYAPVFSEGAIGNGGHLHLSLWRQGGNLGNGGRGRHGLHPEAEHFFAGALAELPALLALGAPAVASYLRLVPSHFAGAYRCWGLENREAALRLITGTAAGQANAEFKCFDAAANPYLAVGGVLAAGLAGLDAGMELPPETRGDPAALGNAERLPASLPEATDAFEKSALLRQALGPELYEAVLAVRRAEAELFAGHTDADVIEAVRWRY; from the coding sequence ATGACCACCACGCAATCACCGGCTGAGCGGGCCGCTCAGGCCCGTGCGGCCGAAGTCCAGCTCGCCGCCGACGGAATCGACGGGGTGGTGTTCGGCTGGGTCGACAACGCCGGGCTCACCCGGGTGAAGTCCGTCCCGCTCGCCCGACTCCGGCACGCCGCCGAGCACGGTGTCGGCGCCGTCCCCTGCTTCGACGTCTCCCTGGTGGACGACTCCCTCACCACCACGGCTTCGAGTACCGGCCCGACGGGCGACCTGCGGCTCGTCCCCGACCTCGACCGGCTCACCCCGCTCGCCGCCCAGCCCGGCTGGGCCTGGGCTCCGGCCGACCGTTATGCCCAGGACGGCACCCCGCACCCCGGCTGCCAGCGCGGTTTCGCCCGCCGGGCGGCCGAGGCCGTCGAGCGGCGCGGGCTTTCGGTGCGAGCCGGGATCGAGATCGAGTGGGTGGTGGCCGACGCCGCCGGAGATCCCGCGACGTCCGCGCCCGGGTACGGCATGACCCGCTTCATCGAGCACTCCGACTACCTGCGCGAGGTGCTTCGCGCCCTCACCGCACAGGGTCTGACGGTGCTGCAACTCCACCCGGAGTACTCCGCGGGGCAGTTCGAGGTCTCGGTCGCCGCCGAGGGCCCGGTCGAGGCGGCCGACACGACGATGCTGGTGCGCCACACCGTCCGGGCCGTCTCCGCCCGTCACGGGCTGCGGGTCTCGTACGCTCCCGTCTTCTCCGAGGGTGCGATCGGCAACGGCGGCCACCTGCACCTCAGTCTCTGGCGGCAGGGCGGGAACCTCGGGAACGGCGGCCGCGGCCGTCACGGTCTGCATCCCGAAGCCGAGCACTTCTTCGCGGGGGCACTCGCCGAGCTGCCGGCCCTGCTCGCCCTCGGCGCGCCGGCTGTCGCCTCCTATCTGCGTCTGGTCCCCTCCCACTTCGCCGGTGCCTACCGCTGCTGGGGCCTGGAGAACCGCGAGGCCGCCCTGCGCCTGATCACCGGCACCGCCGCGGGGCAGGCCAACGCCGAGTTCAAGTGTTTCGACGCCGCCGCCAATCCGTACCTGGCGGTCGGCGGGGTGCTGGCCGCCGGACTCGCCGGACTCGACGCGGGTATGGAGCTGCCTCCCGAGACCCGGGGCGACCCCGCCGCGCTCGGCAATGCCGAGCGTCTTCCGGCGAGTCTGCCGGAGGCCACCGACGCGTTCGAGAAGTCCGCCCTCCTGCGGCAGGCGCTCGGCCCCGAGTTGTACGAGGCCGTTCTGGCCGTCCGGCGGGCCGAGGCGGAGTTGTTCGCGGGGCACACGGATGCGGACGTCATCGAGGCTGTCCGCTGGCGGTACTGA
- a CDS encoding type III PLP-dependent enzyme, which translates to MRPQATDMYQIAEQRRPAGRGRTGQRAPTAQVAVRTSAPPLVGRHDDSALRAALAAATEDTIIYDLEGIGRQYTALCAELPGAAVRFAMKACPVDEVLGHLARLGSGFDAAGPQEIAQALRTGVAPELIHYGNTVKSDRNIADAYRLGVRDFATDSREDVAAIAEHAPGSAVFCRIATTGDGALWGLSHKFGCSPEDALGVLAAARDAGLVPSGLSVHVGSQQMTAEAWGEAIETLAGSLETLNRHGIVPDRINLGGGLPALGVLDRRGRPLEPPLDKMFAVMRDGMERLRAVNAAPLSFLLEPGRHLVADHGAIRAHVARLTSRLRADGTRANWLYLSCGKFNGLYEMDQLQYRLEFPAHPQGQFVDAVVAGPTCDSDDAYAQEGGLVRVPRTIASGDPVWVHSCGAYAVAYATRGFNGFAPLPYTCVAGSAQEGEGV; encoded by the coding sequence GTGAGGCCTCAGGCCACCGACATGTATCAGATCGCCGAACAGCGCCGGCCTGCCGGCCGCGGCAGAACCGGCCAACGCGCTCCGACGGCGCAGGTCGCCGTACGGACGTCCGCCCCGCCCCTCGTCGGTCGGCACGACGACTCCGCTCTGCGCGCCGCGCTCGCCGCCGCGACCGAGGACACCATCATCTACGACCTGGAGGGCATCGGCCGTCAGTACACCGCCCTGTGCGCCGAACTCCCAGGTGCCGCCGTCCGGTTCGCCATGAAGGCGTGCCCGGTGGATGAGGTGCTCGGCCATCTCGCCCGGCTCGGTTCCGGGTTCGACGCGGCGGGACCGCAGGAGATCGCCCAGGCGCTGCGCACCGGGGTCGCCCCCGAGCTGATCCACTACGGCAACACCGTCAAGTCCGACCGCAACATCGCCGATGCCTATCGGCTGGGCGTGCGCGACTTCGCGACCGACAGCCGGGAGGACGTCGCCGCGATCGCCGAACACGCGCCAGGATCAGCGGTGTTCTGCCGTATCGCGACCACCGGCGACGGCGCCCTGTGGGGCTTGAGCCACAAGTTCGGCTGTTCGCCCGAGGACGCCCTCGGCGTGCTCGCCGCCGCCCGGGACGCCGGACTGGTGCCTTCAGGTCTGTCGGTGCACGTGGGCTCCCAGCAGATGACGGCCGAGGCCTGGGGCGAGGCGATCGAGACACTGGCCGGCTCGCTGGAGACGCTCAACCGGCACGGCATCGTCCCGGACCGGATCAATCTCGGCGGTGGACTGCCCGCCCTCGGCGTCCTCGACCGGCGGGGCCGGCCACTGGAGCCGCCCCTGGACAAGATGTTCGCGGTGATGCGCGACGGCATGGAACGGCTGCGCGCCGTCAACGCGGCCCCGCTCTCCTTCCTCCTGGAGCCCGGTCGCCACCTGGTCGCCGACCACGGCGCGATCCGCGCCCACGTCGCCCGGCTCACCTCCCGCCTGCGGGCCGACGGTACCCGTGCGAACTGGCTCTACCTCAGCTGCGGGAAGTTCAACGGCCTGTACGAGATGGATCAGTTGCAGTACCGGCTGGAGTTCCCGGCACACCCCCAAGGGCAGTTCGTCGACGCGGTGGTGGCCGGTCCGACGTGCGACAGCGACGACGCGTACGCCCAGGAGGGCGGCTTAGTGAGGGTCCCGCGCACCATCGCCTCCGGTGACCCGGTCTGGGTCCACTCCTGCGGTGCGTACGCCGTCGCCTATGCCACCCGCGGGTTCAACGGCTTCGCGCCGCTGCCGTACACGTGCGTCGCCGGCTCGGCCCAGGAGGGAGAAGGCGTATGA
- a CDS encoding 3-oxoacyl-ACP synthase III family protein, protein MTVALEQTPLHQTGAGLSVPFAIAGTGIHLPPTVVTNEELIRSLDTSDEWITSRTGIRERRRLAPHLATSDMCVAAAHPALEAAGVEPGRLDAVIVATYTWDQPLLSTALIVKEALGAHRALSLDVTTAACASGIQAMLIASHLLQNPSITTVLLLAADCASRVTDPTDRTTGVFFGDAAAAVVLTRTDSPGSGLLSYSLGSQLSYDVQIPAGGSRMPTSTATVAAGDHYLSMDGRAVWNAATTRLPESITSAVRRAGVPIDQVRHFFLHQANLNILNETTAALGVPRERAPVTIDRLGNTGSAGVFTALHTAVAEGSLLPGDTYVLSGIGAGFQWGSLCLRHA, encoded by the coding sequence ATGACCGTCGCCCTGGAGCAGACCCCCCTCCATCAGACCGGCGCGGGCCTTTCCGTACCGTTCGCCATCGCCGGGACGGGAATCCACCTGCCGCCGACCGTCGTCACCAACGAGGAGCTCATCCGCTCCCTGGACACCAGCGACGAATGGATCACCAGCCGCACCGGCATCCGCGAACGCCGTCGTCTGGCACCGCACCTGGCCACCTCGGACATGTGTGTCGCCGCCGCCCACCCGGCCCTGGAAGCCGCCGGCGTCGAGCCCGGCCGGCTGGACGCGGTCATCGTGGCCACCTACACGTGGGACCAACCGCTCCTGTCGACCGCACTCATCGTGAAAGAAGCCCTCGGCGCCCACCGCGCCCTCTCCCTGGACGTCACGACAGCCGCCTGCGCCTCCGGCATCCAGGCCATGCTGATCGCGTCCCACCTCCTGCAGAACCCCTCCATCACCACCGTCCTGCTGCTCGCGGCCGACTGTGCCTCAAGGGTCACCGATCCCACCGACCGCACCACCGGCGTGTTCTTCGGAGACGCCGCGGCGGCCGTCGTCCTCACCCGCACCGACAGTCCTGGTTCGGGTCTCCTCTCGTACAGCCTGGGCTCCCAGCTGTCCTACGACGTCCAGATCCCGGCAGGAGGCTCCCGGATGCCCACCAGCACCGCCACCGTCGCCGCCGGGGACCACTATCTGTCCATGGACGGCCGCGCCGTCTGGAACGCGGCGACCACACGCCTCCCGGAGAGCATCACCAGCGCCGTTCGACGCGCCGGCGTGCCGATCGACCAGGTGCGGCACTTCTTCCTGCACCAGGCCAACCTGAACATCCTCAACGAGACCACGGCCGCCCTGGGGGTCCCGCGCGAGCGCGCCCCCGTCACCATCGACCGACTGGGCAACACCGGGTCGGCCGGCGTGTTCACCGCACTCCACACGGCCGTCGCCGAAGGCTCGCTGCTCCCGGGAGACACCTACGTGCTGTCCGGTATCGGCGCGGGCTTCCAGTGGGGATCCCTCTGCCTCCGGCACGCCTGA
- a CDS encoding GNAT family N-acetyltransferase: MSGIRIRLLLEDDWDAVVELEERAYRASGLAEGREALRSRHRVSPSTCFVLEHGGGFVGYLLALPYPLHRCPDLSLAEVRTDRESGRESNLHLHDVVIAEQARGRGLARRMLRHLEETGRAGGYRTLSLVAVQGSRALWAELGYRARPETVLPASYGAEAVYMSKPVEAAVTDPALAPSSAAEAG, encoded by the coding sequence ATGAGCGGCATCAGGATCAGGCTCCTTCTGGAGGACGACTGGGACGCGGTGGTCGAGCTGGAGGAACGCGCCTACCGGGCGAGCGGCCTGGCCGAGGGGCGGGAGGCGCTGCGCTCCCGGCACCGCGTCTCGCCGTCGACCTGCTTCGTCCTGGAGCACGGGGGCGGCTTCGTCGGCTACCTGCTCGCACTGCCGTACCCGCTCCACCGGTGTCCCGACCTGAGCCTGGCCGAGGTACGCACGGATCGGGAGAGCGGCCGGGAGAGCAACCTGCACCTCCACGACGTGGTGATCGCCGAGCAGGCGCGCGGCCGGGGCCTGGCCCGCCGGATGCTGCGGCATCTGGAGGAGACCGGGCGCGCGGGCGGCTACCGGACGCTCTCCCTGGTCGCCGTACAGGGCTCGCGGGCGCTGTGGGCCGAACTGGGCTACCGTGCCCGGCCCGAGACCGTACTGCCCGCGAGCTACGGCGCCGAGGCGGTGTACATGTCGAAGCCGGTGGAAGCCGCGGTCACCGATCCGGCTCTCGCACCGTCTTCCGCGGCGGAAGCGGGCTGA
- a CDS encoding DUF6357 family protein, whose translation MAGHLLLWSAVPPLSDAAGTRERLDEKTADALPVRGSLAFERGPHGLRAHVTIKVVRIIDEPCAPIRSGSFTRED comes from the coding sequence TTGGCCGGGCACCTGCTGCTGTGGAGCGCGGTTCCTCCGCTGTCCGACGCGGCCGGGACCCGGGAGCGGCTCGACGAGAAGACCGCCGACGCGCTGCCCGTACGTGGCTCACTTGCGTTCGAGCGCGGCCCGCACGGCCTCCGGGCCCACGTCACCATCAAGGTTGTGCGCATCATCGACGAGCCATGCGCCCCGATCCGCTCCGGCTCGTTCACTAGGGAGGATTAG